TTCTGGGTTTTAGTGAATATCGAGAGAGTGCTCCGTTTGATGCCTCCATGCTGGTTCACTTTCGCCAACGGTTGAATCTAGAGCTGCTGACTCAAGTCAACGACGCAGTCGTGGAATCAGTGCTCGCATCTGAGGGTTCTCCTGTTGTGATGTCCCCTGAGTCATCTCCTTCTCCTGAAGATGACGAAGATGAGCCTCCTGCCCCTCCCAACCAGGGCCAATTGTTGATAGACGCGACCTGTGCGCCAGCCGATATTCGCTATCCGACAGACTTAGATCTGCTCAATGATGCCCGCAAAGCGAGTGAAGCCATCCTTGATGCTTTATATGCTCAAGTCATGCTGTCTCTCAAGGGCAAACCTCGCACCTACCGCCAAAAGGCCCGCAAAGCTTATCTGGCCATTGCCAAGAAACGTCAACCGAGTCGCAAGCTGATTCGTAAAGGGATTCGTCAGCAGTTGGGCTATGTGCGTCGGAATCTAGCCCACATTGATGGATTGATAGCTTTAGGAGCGTCTCTGTCCCGACTGTCCCGGCGACAGTACCGTCTGTTGCTGGTGATTCATGAAGTCTTTCGACAGCAAGAGTGGATGTATCAACAGCACGTGCGTCGAGTAGATGACCGTATTGTCAGCCTCACTCAGCCTCATGTCCGACCGATGGTCCGAGGCAAAGCTGGAGTACCTGTTGAGTTTGGGGCCAAGCTATCCCTCAGTTGTGTCAACGGATGTGTGTTTCTGGAACGTTTAAGCTGGGATGCGTTCAATGAATCCCAGCATCTTCAATATCAAGTGGAAGCTTTTCATCGTCGCTTTGGCCATTATCCTCTCTCAGTCCATGCCGACCAAATCTATCGAACCCGAGCTAATCGACGATGGTGTAAAGCTCGAGGTATCCGATTGAGTGGACCACCGTTAGGAAGACCTCAACAAGACCCCCAGGTGCAGGGCCAACTCAAGCAACAAGCACGGGAGGACGAAAAGGTGAGAGTCCAAATTGAGGGCAAGTTTGGGCAGGCCAAGCGAAGATTTGGCTTGAATCGAGTGATGGCGAAGTTAGCGGATACGGCTGCTAGTGCGATTGCTATCACGTTCTTGGTGATGAATCTAGAGCGGTGGCTCCGCCACCTTTTATCATTCATTTTTGGGTGGGATTGCTGGTGTTGGAAAGCGTTATGGAGCTGCCAGGGCTGCCTTGGGGCTTTTCTAGGGCCAGTGAAGGAATATGGCCCTGGCCGTCACAACTGGGTTGATTGTACGATTTGATGCCAGGAATTAGCTCAATTTACTTTTTCAGCAAACCCTAAATAATGGGCGTGAACTCGCTGTTCAAAATGATCAAGTCCTGAAAAGTCCGTCAGAGCAAGGGTCGGTGTCTCTTGATCATCACCATCAGCAAACTGGTGTGAGTCCACCTACACCAGAGCTAAAGGAAGGCGATTGGGTGGAATTATTAACGGGGTATTTTACGGGTCGCCAGGTGCAGGTAGTGGGGTTTCCTCGTAAAAAGCCTGGATGGGTGGAAGTTAAGGGTAAGGCTTGGCTGATCACCAAAGAATATGAGCGCCAGGATGTACGACTAATTCGGAGGGCAACGCCATGACAACTCCCGCCAATTCACAACCCGCTGTTTGGTGCAACAAACATGAGGCCGCTAAGATTGTCGGTCTTTCTGAATCCAGCTTGAAAAAGCTGCGGCTTTCCAATCAACTGATTGAGGGGATTCACTGGGTTCGCTATTCCAGCCGCTGTGTCCGCTATAACGTCGAGCTGATGAAAGACTGGGCCGCAACGCGGATGGATAAAGGCACCCATAACCAGGCGATTGAGAACTTTTTGGGGGCATTGCCCTCCAATCAGCCACCCCCTCGAAGGCGAAGAAAGAAAAAGCGCTCCCCTTAAAATTCAGGCACCACAAGTTCTCGCTTCGTTCCGGCATAGTGCTTGTAAATGATTTCGGGAGAGTTACCCACTAATCCAGCGACATCCTTGGCATCCAAACCATTCTCTAGGGCCAAGGTAATAAAGGTATGACGGGTTTGATAAGGCTTACGGTAGCGAATCTCCTTCAGGTTTCCCAGAATAGTTTTCCAGGCCCGATTCCGAAAATTATGGAAGTCAATTAGCTTGCCACCTGGGCTAGGAAAAACTAGAAGTTCGGGTTCACAGTCCGAGGGTTGGTGAGTGATCAGAAGGTCTCGTAAGGAAGTGTTGCAAGGGAATTGACGACGCTCTTGCGTTTTTAACCCCTTGCGCATTTTTAGGCCATATTCCGTATCTATGGCTGACTGCTCAAAAATAATCAGCTGGAAGTCAGGTGCGATATGTTTCCACTGCAAGGCGATGGCTTCGGACGGTCGGCAGCCCGTTTTAAATAGGAAGCTGACAAAGGGGCCGTAGTGGCCATAATACTGATTCGCTGTAAAAGCCTGAATGATTTGATTACGCTCCTGCTGGGTAAAGGGATCGATCTGTTGCTTTTTTCCATTTTTGGGAAGCTTGAGTTCCTTCGCCATACCGCTAAAGGGATTGACCTCAATTAGATTGCTGTTGGTGGCCCAGTCACAACAGGACGACAGCTGAGTGATCAAGCGCTTGGCTGCATTGGCAGGTTTATGGGCCACAACCCAATCTCGAATTTGGACGGAATCCTCTAGCGATCTCGTTGGTAGTTGTCTTGTGATGACCCGTTCAGCAGTCACTAGCTCTTTTGCTAGATAGTTTGGCGATACGCTAGGGCGTTTGAACTCAACATACTGTTCCCACAGCTGATCAAGGCTGGGCAGGGTGGGTGGTGTTGGGGTAATTGGGGTAATGGAGCTGCGGGTAAATTGAGGCTTGTACTTCTCAAGGGTTTCATCAAAGTTGTCCGAGACGATGTCCAACTCAATTGCTCTGGCCTTCATTTCCGCCAGTTTGCGATGGGTCTGGGAGTCCGATAAGCCCAAACTGAGGTAATGTCGCTTGCCACCGCAAGAAAAGACAAGCTGCAGTCGATCATTCGAGACCTTGATTTTAACGGAACCTTTGCTGGCTTTAGCTTTAGGCGTTTGAGTGTCCATCAAATCTTACTTGGGGTAAAAGCTCTTGTGCCCGGCTTATTTTTACCCCAATTTTACCCCAATTTTTACCCCAATCATGCCCAACGAGGCCCAATTTTAGTACATATGTTCTGTATTTTCGCGATCAAAAAGGGACTCCTGAAACTTAGGAATCCCTGAAAGGGTATATATTTCGAGGTTTTTTCAAAAACGAGCATGGAGGGATTCGAACCCCCGACCCTCAGAACCGGAATCTGATGCTCTATCCACTGAGCTACATGCCCTTATTGGTGTAGATGATTAATCTACCTCGCAAGTATAGCGTTTATGGCTTCAACCCATAAACGCCAGAATCATTTCTTAGCCAAATCCTTTGCTGCTATTGGTGGAATCGGTGGTTAAGCAGTTTTCGATTTGCGATCGCAACTTGTCATGATCCAAATCTTGCCCAATTAACACCAGTTGATTTTTGGGCTCGCCCCGCCAGTCCTCATCATCTAGAGAAAAACGCTTGCCACTTAAGTGAAACACATGACGCTTCTCACTTTCATCAAACCACAGAATCCCCTTTGCTCGGAAAACGTTGAGGGGAAGTTGTTCATCCAAGAAATGCTGGAACTTTCGCACTGAGAAGGGGCGATCGCTCTGGAACGAGAGGGATGTAAACCCATCGTTATCTAAATGATGGGAGTGATGGTCATGATCATGTTCACAATGACCATGGTCGTGATCACAATTGCTGTGGTCGTGATGATCGTGGTCGTGTCCATGATTGTGGTGGTCGTGGTGTCCATGATCGTGGTGGTCGTGATCGTGCCCATGGTCATGGCTGTGGCCATGATCGTTGTGATCATCTTCAAAGTACTTATCGGATTCAAATAGCCCGACACTCAAAATCAGCGGCAGGGAAACCTGACTTTTGGTGGTCCTGATGATCCGAGCACCTTCTCGCATTTCCCGGACGCGCACTTCTAACAGATCCAGATCTGCTTCATCCACCAGATCGGCTTTATTGAGCAAAATAATATCGCCATAGGCAATCTGGCTTTGGGCGGCTTCGCTATTAAACAAGTCCAAACTAAAGTTTTCAGAATCGACCACCGTCACGATTGAATCTAAGCGCGTCACATCCCGCAAATCGGTGCCTAGGAAGGTTAAAGCAACGGGGAGAGGATCCGCTAACCCTGTTGTTTCCACCACCAGATAATCAATCTTGTCGGACCGCTCCAGAACCTTGTAGACCGCTTCGACTAAATCATTATTAATGGTGCAGCAGATACAGCCATTGCTTAGCTCCACCATATCTTCACCAGTGGTGATCAGGAGGTCATTATCAATACCAATTTCACCGAATTCATTGACCAGAACAGCCGTTTTTAAACCTTCTTGATTAGAGAGAATGTGGTTTAACAGGGTTGTCTTTCCACTACCCAAAAAGCCCGTGATAATGGTGACGGGTAACCCGCGCTTATCAGCCGTCATGGTCTGAGTGGGTTCGGAAGTTGTTGTGGTCATAGTCTTGCTCAGAGATACCGCCGCTGAAGAACAGATA
The genomic region above belongs to Acaryochloris sp. CCMEE 5410 and contains:
- a CDS encoding site-specific integrase; this translates as MDTQTPKAKASKGSVKIKVSNDRLQLVFSCGGKRHYLSLGLSDSQTHRKLAEMKARAIELDIVSDNFDETLEKYKPQFTRSSITPITPTPPTLPSLDQLWEQYVEFKRPSVSPNYLAKELVTAERVITRQLPTRSLEDSVQIRDWVVAHKPANAAKRLITQLSSCCDWATNSNLIEVNPFSGMAKELKLPKNGKKQQIDPFTQQERNQIIQAFTANQYYGHYGPFVSFLFKTGCRPSEAIALQWKHIAPDFQLIIFEQSAIDTEYGLKMRKGLKTQERRQFPCNTSLRDLLITHQPSDCEPELLVFPSPGGKLIDFHNFRNRAWKTILGNLKEIRYRKPYQTRHTFITLALENGLDAKDVAGLVGNSPEIIYKHYAGTKRELVVPEF
- a CDS encoding GTP-binding protein, coding for MTTTTSEPTQTMTADKRGLPVTIITGFLGSGKTTLLNHILSNQEGLKTAVLVNEFGEIGIDNDLLITTGEDMVELSNGCICCTINNDLVEAVYKVLERSDKIDYLVVETTGLADPLPVALTFLGTDLRDVTRLDSIVTVVDSENFSLDLFNSEAAQSQIAYGDIILLNKADLVDEADLDLLEVRVREMREGARIIRTTKSQVSLPLILSVGLFESDKYFEDDHNDHGHSHDHGHDHDHHDHGHHDHHNHGHDHDHHDHSNCDHDHGHCEHDHDHHSHHLDNDGFTSLSFQSDRPFSVRKFQHFLDEQLPLNVFRAKGILWFDESEKRHVFHLSGKRFSLDDEDWRGEPKNQLVLIGQDLDHDKLRSQIENCLTTDSTNSSKGFG